Proteins co-encoded in one Fusarium fujikuroi IMI 58289 draft genome, chromosome FFUJ_chr06 genomic window:
- a CDS encoding related to phospholipid-translocating ATPase, giving the protein MSHTPLPGGLISFGSDANCTLELCPLESSILRYQPNVPANAIFIGVFGLSMALHIFQGIKMKTWGFMASMMAGCILEIIGYIGRLIIHDNPFDFIGFLLQIIMITIAPVFFSAAIYVLLSQVINFVDPSVSRFSPKYFYWIFIPSDIISLILQAVGGAVSVVSTAQEDVKTGEDVSIAGLVFQVVTLLCFVALFIDYVIRASKSPARYRLTKPILTFLFFLFLSTIFILIRCGYRIAELNGGYFSAIFRDEGLYIALESCMMCIAVLLLNAGHPGYAFKETPEFTKEMDQMDQDDNTVFGE; this is encoded by the exons ATGAGCCACACACCACTACCCGGCGGGCTTATCTCTTTCGGCTCCGATGCCAACTGTACACTCGAATTATGTCCCCTCGAGTCGAGTATACTGCGATACCAACCGAATGTTCCCGCCAATGCCATTTTCATCGGAGTATTCGGATTGTCCATGGCTCTCCACATCTTCCAAGgcatcaagatgaagacatgGGGTTTCATGGCGAGCATGATGGCAGGATGTATTCTCGAGATTATCGGTTACATTGGGCGACTCATCATCCACGATAATCCATTCGACTTTATTGGCTTTCTATTGCAGATCA TCATGATCACCATTGCCCCCGttttcttctctgctgcCATATATGTTCTTCTGTCCCAGGT CATCAACTTTGTCGACCCAAGTGTCTCTCGATTCTCCCCCAAGTATTTCTACTGGATCTTCATCCCTTCCGACATTATctccctcatcctccaagccGTCGGCGGTGCAGTCTCAGTTGTTTCCACAGCGCAGGAAGACGTCAAGACTGGAGAGGACGTCTCCATCGCTGGCCTCGTCTTCCAAGTCGTCACTCTACTTTGCTTCGTTGCATTGTTCATCGACTACGTTATCAGGGCTTCCAAGTCACCGGCCCGATATCGCCTTACTAAGCCCATCCTcactttcctcttcttccttttcctttcgaccatcttcatcctgaTTCGATGTGGCTACCGCATTGCCGAGCTCAATGGAGGATACTTCAGTGCTATCTTTCGAGACGAAGGTCTCTACATCGCTCTTGAATCTTG CATGATGTGCATTGCTGTTCTCCTCCTGAATGCTGGCCACCCTGGATATGCTTTCAAGGAAACTCCCGAGTTTACCAAGGAAATGGACCAGATGGACCAAGACGACAATACCGTCTTTGGAGAATaa
- a CDS encoding related to receptor expression-enhancing protein 4: MFDLFPMLLSSVACYLFPIFASYKALKTHDPTQLTPWLMYWVVLSCCLLAESWVWFIVSWIPLYGYFRLLFLLYLILPQTQGARRLYEEYVHPYLEKNETQIDDFIASAHERLTAAGISYLKLAIEQFKVKVLGLPPSEPESPPPEPAQGYTQSLLSRFNVPAARWAGNNSSGTDFYSLLSSAVAAATNAGAGGQSAGTRTVGGEPTNSGALIPPHLRESGARMDFISAQRDRLNVLISALDREAQDLRTEAQRAQTSTGTRRDPMAYGGYDNNEEDEPTQRPPSGLSGWSGISKSRSETDFERIDAETSSDEDHRQVRRRNQGAGTRNASGSWVPWGWGGDATSGGGASASGRER; this comes from the exons ATGTTTGACCTTTTTCCTATGCTCTTATC TTCTGTCGCCTGTTATCTGTTTCCAATCTTTGCATCTTACAAAGCGCTCAAGACACATGATCCCACCCAGCTGACGCCATGGCTGATGTACTGGGTGGTGCTCAGTTGCTGTCTTCTCGCTGAGTCTTGGGTTTGGTTTATTGTCTCATG GATTCCGCTTTACGGTTATTTCCGTTTACTGTTCCTCCTCTACCTTATCCTCCCACAGACACAAGGCGCTCGACGTCTATACGAAGAATATGTCCATCCTTATCTTGAAAAGAACGAGACGCAGATTGACGACTTCATCGCAAGCGCACATGAGCGCTTGACTGCTGCCGGAATATCTTACCTCAAGCTCGCTATTGAGcagttcaaggtcaaggtcctcgGTCTTCCACCATCCGAACCCGAATCGCCTCCTCCCGAGCCTGCGCAAGGCTATACGCAGTCGCTTCTGTCACGATTCAACGTCCCTGCCGCGCGATGGGCTGGTAATAACAGCAGCGGCACCGACTTTTACAGCCTACTCTCCAGCGCCGTGGCAGCTGCTACCAACGCAGGTGCAGGTGGACAATCAGCTGGTACGAGAACAGTTGGAGGTGAGCCCACAAACTCGGGCGCATTGATCCCACCGCATCTTCGCGAGTCTGGGGCCAGAATGGACTTCATCTCGGCTCAGCGCGATCGCCTAAATGTCCTGATCTCGGCACTTGATCGGGAGGCCCAGGATCTTCGTACCGAAGCCCAGCGTGCCCAGACAAGCACAGGTACTCGCCGCGATCCCATGGCCTACGGAGGTTATGATAATAATGAGGAGGACGAACCTACCCAGCGACCACCTAGTGGACTAAGCGGCTGGAGTGGTATTAGCAAGAGTCGCAGCGAGACCGATTTCGAAAGGATCGACGCAGAGACTAGTTCGGACGAAGACCATCGCCAGGTGCGCCGAAGAAACCAGGGGGCTGGCACCAGAAATGCATCAGGCTCATGGGTTCCTTGGGGATGGGGCGGTGATGCCACATCAGGTGGCGGAGCGAGCGCCTCCGGAAGGGAAAGATAG
- a CDS encoding probable MGM101-mitochondrial genome maintenance protein, which yields MFVPRRALFTARRLPTTFLPIARYATEASDVTLQKPDQDVTQVKQEDVVTKPKYTTRAKAAPSTASAKSPTSRSTPAAASTKSTYAPKTFPPKPTASSKSARPESPHKPVTVSKSILSETSETDTENTEHINWETSWYGLGVKAVTPEQSEILARPVDAEDVEVKPDGIIYLPEVKYRRRLNEAFGPMAWGMVHRGEVVIGNQIVTREYALIVNGRIVSQSQGYNNYFSPESIPAAIEGAKSNALMRCCKDLGIASELWDPVYIRWFKKHYIEEKWVEHTVTKKKRTFFYKKGLAEATYPYKFC from the exons ATGTTCGTCCCTCGCCGCGCCCTCTTCACCGCCCGAAGACTCCCCACCACCTTTCTTCCAATTGCACGATACGCTACCGAAGCATCAGACGTGACGCTGCAAAAGCCTGATCAAGATGTTACACAAGTGAAGCAAGAAGACGTCGTTACAAAGCCCAAATACACTACCAGAGCTAAAGCTGCACCTTCGACTGCGTCTGCCAAGTcgccaacttcaagatctACACCTGCAGCCGCATCTACAAAGTCTACATATGCGCCCAAGACGTTTCCTCCAAAGCCCACGGCAAGCAGCAAGAGTGCTAGGCCGGAGAGCCCACACAAGCCTGTTACGGTGTCGAAGAGCATTCTGAGCGAGACTAGCGAGACGGACACGGAGAACACAGAGCACATCAATTGGGAGACGAGCTGGTATGGCCTTGGTGTGAAGGCTGTTACTCCTGAGCAGAGCGAGATTCTCGCACGACcagttgatgctgaagatgtgGAGGTCAAGCCCGATGGTATCATCTACTTGCCAGAAGTCAAGTACCGACGACGGCTGAATGAGGCCTTTGGACCGATGGCTTGGGGAATGGTCCATCGTGGGGAAGTCGTTATCGGTAACCAGATCGTGACGCGTGAATACGCTCTCATCGTGAACGGCCG AATCGTCTCCCAATCGCAGGGCTACAACAATTACTTCAGCCCCGAATCTATCCCCGCCGCCATTGAGGGTGCCAAATCAAACGCCCTGATGCGTTGCTGTAAGGATCTCGGTATCGCCTCTGAACTCTGGGATCCTGTGTACATCCGCTGGTTCAAAAAGCATTACATAGAGGAAAAATGGGTCGAGCACACGGTCactaagaagaagaggacttTCTTTTACAAGAAAGGTCTTGCTGAGGCAACGTACCCTTACAAGTTTTGTTAG
- a CDS encoding related to BPL1-biotin holocarboxylase synthetase, which translates to MAPAKLNVLVYTGIGTTVESVRHCIWSLRRLLGPNYAVIPITENIILKEPWQATCALLVFPGGGDLGYCQALNGEGNRRIGDYVRRGGSYLGFCAGGYYGTQKCEFEVGNKPMEVVGRRELGFFPGTCRGGAFKGFEYRSERGARAVHLTIPKGAFEQEVASEITSYYNGGGVFVDAASVKDRNVEVLATYDEELDVDGGDGKAAVVLCTVGDGKALLTGPHPEFAAANLNPQPTVPGYDDLVTKLADADKGRASFLKACLTKLGLEVSPHDTGVPSLSHLHLSSITDTGVSELLTDWSDIIDKENGEEWIRAETDTFHIQNEDTIWSLEGLQQSLTETTDSSISENGSIDYSKIIKKIFPHEKGLPHPKLTPHFNHGLFFSSLKRYRQVEPTARAWGDLLMYGEVVTSTNTMLEKNPKLMPKLPSGFTVSATTQVAGRGRGSNVWIAPPGMLIFSTVINHPAHLAVTRPVVFIQYITAIAMVEAVQSYDRGYENIPIKLKWPNDIYALDPTKSKEKPHYVKVGGILSQCLYFDGNYQIILGVGLNTINPRPTISISDLVPSGAPELHLETLLARVLTRIEAIYAQFLREGFSADLEARYYRHWLHTRQDVTLEAEGGVKARVVGITRDWGMLKVEEIDATGRSTGKIWALQSDENSFDYWKGLVRRKM; encoded by the exons ATGGCACCAGCAAAGCTCAACGTGCTTGTTTACACAG GCATTGGCACCACAGTTGAGTCAGTGCGGCATTGTATCTGGTCCCTCCGCCGTCTTCTCGGCCCCAACTACGCCGTCATCCCCATCACAGAGAACATCATCCTCAAAGAACCATGGCAAGCGACATGCGCGCTCCTCGTCTTCCCAGGCGGTGGCGATCTCGGCTACTGCCAGGCATTGAATGGTGAGGGAAATCGTCGTATCGGCGACTATGTTCGCCGAGGAGGCTCTTATCTGGGCTTCTGTGCTGGTGGCTACTACGGTACACAGAAGTGCGAGTTTGAAGTGGGAAACAAACCTATGGAGGTTGTTGGACGAAGAGAGCTAGGGTTCTTCCCAGGGACCTGTCGAGGTGGCGCGTTCAAAGGCTTTGAGTATCGGAGTGAAAGGGGAGCGAGGGCTGTGCATTTGACGATACCCAAGGGTGCCTTTGAACAGGAGGTTGCGTCCGAGATCACCTCTTACTACAACGGAGGAGGTGtctttgttgatgctgcttcGGTTAAGGATAGAAACGTCGAGGTTCTCGCTACTTACgatgaggagcttgatgTCGATGGCGGCGATGGAAAAGCAGCAGTTGTTCTTTGCACAGTCGGAGATGGTAAAGCTTTGCTTACTGGCCCCCACCCCGA GTTCGCTGCGGCCAACTTGAATCCTCAGCCAACCGTCCCGGGATATGATGACCTGGTCACCAAACTAGCAGACGCCGACAAGGGCCgagcttcttttctcaagGCATGTCTCACAAAGCTCGGTCTTGAGGTTAGCCCTCACGACACAGGTGTTCCCTCGCTCTCCCATCTTCACCTCTCCTCCATCACCGACACAGGTGTATCAGAGCTATTGACTGACTGGAGCGACATCATCGACAAGGAGAACGGCGAAGAATGGATCCGAGCGGAAACAGACACCTTTCACATCCAGAATGAAGATACAATCTGGAGTCTCGAGGGGCTTCAGCAATCTCTGACAGAGACAACGGATTCCAGCATCTCTGAGAATGGCAGCATTGACTACagcaagatcatcaagaagatctttcCTCACGAGAAGggtcttcctcatcccaaACTTACACCACATTTCAACCATGGTCTGTTCTTTTCAAGCCTGAAGCGTTATCGACAAGTTGAGCCAACTGCTCGAGCATGGGGTGACTTGCTTATGTACGGCGAAGTTGTCACAAGTACAAATACCATGCTTGAGAA GAACCCCAAGCTCATGCCGAAACTCCCAAGCGGCTTCACAGTCTCAGCTACTACCCAAGTTGCTGGCCGTGGTCGTGGCTCGAACGTCTGGATTGCTCCCCCTGGAATGCTCATCTTCTCGACTGTAATCAACCACCCAGCCCACCTCGCTGTGACTCGTCCTGTTGTATTTATTCAGTATATCACGGCTATTGCCATGGTTGAGGCTGTGCAGTCTTATGATCGTGGGTACGAGAACATTCCCATCAAGCTAAAGTGGCCCAACGACATTT ATGCCCTTGATCCCACAAAGTCAAAAGAGAAACCACACTACGTTAAAGTCGGCGGTATTCTCTCCCAGTGTCTCTATTTCGACGGCAACTACCAAATCATCCTCGGCGTAGGCCTCAATACCATCAACCCCCGTCCCACAATCTCCATATCCGACCTCGTTCCCTCAGGAGCACCAGAACTTCATCTCGAAACCCTCCTAGCACGCGTTCTCACACGCATCGAAGCAATCTACGCTCAGTTCCTCCGAGAAGGGTTCTCAGCTGATCTTGAAGCCCGTTACTACCGCCACTGGTTACACACAAGACAGGACGTCACTCTCGAGGCAGAAGGTGGTGTCAAGGCTCGTGTGGTGGGAATTACGCGGGATTGGGGAATgttgaaggttgaagagaTAGATGCTACCGGGAGGTCGACAGGGAAGATCTGGGCATTGCAGAGTGACGAGAATAGCTTTGATTACTGGAAGGGCCTGGTCAGGAGGAAGATGTGA